In Palaemon carinicauda isolate YSFRI2023 chromosome 1, ASM3689809v2, whole genome shotgun sequence, the genomic stretch tacgcccacctcctcacattgtacccggaagttttccgtccagaacttcgccaaacgcccacggttcctgccaagcacagtatttatcaccatataaagacgacgggacccccagtcttcgcaaaattcagacgtctggcaccggaacgattggcagctgccaaacagtcgttcaccaaaatggaggaaatgggcctttgacaaaaggcctccagcccatggtcgtcacccttacacatcgttctgaagaaagacggctccctccgtccgtgcggggattacaggcgcctgaacatgcaaacagaaccggatcactaccccctcccaaacattgccgatgtgacctcctacctgcacaaagcgaaggttttctcgacGCTCGACCTcctggtgcctatgaacccagaagacatccccaagaccgccatcaccactccgtttggtacatacaccttcaattactcctgttttggccttcataatgctggggctacgtttcaacgtatcatggatggcatcttcggggacctccctttctgtgtatgttatgtggacgacatacttgtgttctcctcctcaaaagaggaacacctccgtcacctgcgcatcgtgctcgaccgcctgcaacaaaacggccttgtagtccggtacgacaagtgtacctttggcgccaacgaagtgtcgttcttagggcaccgcatcactcctgaaggagtccatcccctccctgagaaggaagcagccgttcagaacctccccacgccctcgaccgtcaaagctctgcaggaattcttgggcatgatcaactattatcaccgttttctgccagccattgccgccactcttgctcccctctacacctccctcaagggcaagccaaaggacctgaagtggggtccccttcaagaagcagccttctgcaatgcaaagaaggccctatcaacttctgcggctctcacttttcctatcccaaacgcccctctccttctctccaccgatgccagcgacgccgctattggtgcagtactcgagcaggtggtcaacggctcgccccgcccattggccttcttcagcagaaaactgtccaaggcagaatcaggttattctaccttcgattgagaattgatggcggtgcactaggctgtccgtcactttcgccatttcttagaaggtacgcccttcgtcattcgcacggaccacatgcctctggtgcatgcctttactcgacagtctgatgatTGGTCCGCCcagcaatgccgacatctctccgccatggttgaatgtaattgcacccttcaatacgtccctgggaaaatgaatctcgttgccgatgccctgtcaagaaacacattggctgccgttcaactgggattggattacaacgccctggctgaagcccaatgacaggatccagagtatcaagcatgtaggacatcctgcacgtccctctgttgggaagacttcctcctcgaagactccaacaccaccctcctctgtgacgtcagtactggtagaccgcgaccttggattcctgctcccatgcgccggcaggtgtttgatttcattcacggcctttcacatccctcgtgccgttctactgcacagctgctgaaggcaaagttcatttggcacggcatttctaaggatgctaaggattgggtacgcgcctgtacttcttgccaacttccaaagtacatcgacacacggattcaggagtgggcacctttcctcaacctcagcgtcgtttcgcacacattcacgtcgacgttgtaggccccctacccacatcacaaggacatcgttacctgtttaccgtcatcgaccgctccactcgttggcctgaagccattcccatggaaagtgcaacgtccgccgcatgtacatctgccttactctctggatggattgcaagatttggtatccctgagcatattacttctgacaggggaaccactttcacctctcaattgtggacatcattagcgaatctcctgggcatcaccctacatcagacaacagcctacaaccccgctgccaatggaatggttgaacgttttcatcgcaccctcaaagcagctttgatgtcccgctgcaaggactgcaattggtttactcagcttccctgggtcctcctggcactaaggaccactcctaaagacgccctcgatgtctcggcagctgaaatggtgtatggcgactcgttggtcatccctgccgaattttttccttttacaacctcctccgacgatctccagcgcatatgtcacgtcgtgggaaaatttattccatgccgccagacttacaagcccccagcgaagcatcacataccaacagactcgcactgtacaacgcacgtcttcctgcgcaatgacactagcaagccaccgctaacgcccccttacacgggccctttccttgtgatccgacgcagtccgaaagcattcctactaaacattcgtggcaaagaagactgggtctccattgatcgtctaaaacctgcttatcttctgccagatgacccgcctacagttcgcctctctagatcggtgtgccctatttaacatgcacagtatgtcatttgtaggggggggggagccatgtaccaaccgtgtttcacacgatcgtacataattcattttatatatatcatacttgtatcttcgctcttccctcgcactaaaaacaaccagattaaacatgtctgtgttttgtctctgtaacattgtctgtttttcgaacatgaaatttcttgttgccttgaggttttgtatataaaggagagtgttctataataaattactcagttgctttcaacctgcctttgagtcacaacctgctctcggcccgtcacatatctcatcgggtggctgatgccttggccaacctactacctttatatatatatatatatatatatatatatatatatatatatatatatatatatatatatatatatacacacacatatatatatatatatacatatatatataactaatgttttcccATACCACATAAGCCAATCATGAAGATAGAAAagttgattctgagagagagagagagagagagagagagagagagagagagagagagagagataggccacCTACAAGATAGGGATATTGATGATATATGCAAATAAATCAGAAGACTTAGTTAATGTTGCGGGACAGTCCCACCTTTTCAACGACTGTCcggctgtttttttcttttttctttttttttgttagcaAAATGTACCGATCTTTTTAAAAGTTAGCAATATGTCCAGCTTTTTTACTATTGTGAGTTTTGTCTTGCTTTGTTCATGTTTGTCCCACTTTATTTGTGTTACAAAAGCAAAACTCCCATTTTAATGAAATAGAACTGATATTTTGTTCAATTTTGCCATTTCACTAACTGGCAACCTCCATCGTCTTCTCCAACTGCTTCGATACCCAATGaagtgaattaaaagaatattatagaCTGTAAACTGTATAAAGTGCGGCCCTTTGCTGATGCTGATGTCGGTAGAATAAAGGGCAGAGAAAATCACCGAAGGTATGATggtagtatgtatgtgtgtgtgtgtatatatatatatatatatatatatatatatatatatatatatatatatatatatatatatatatatatatatatacatatatatatatatatataaatatatatatacatatatatatatatatatatatatatatatatagagagagagagagagagagagagagagagagagagagagagagagaggagagagagagagagagagttaaatagatATATAAGGTATGGATTTTACATTaagctattaaaaatatataacaattatttgtcaacattcatATTTAATGGTACGAATATTGATCGTCacgtttttaaggaatttggtgctgggcatataGCCTAGTTCAGGGATGGGGAACcagcggccttaaggccgcatatggccttctggaccatcaagtgcagCCTTCTATGgcctttgatatacagtatatatgtacagtatgtgtagtacggcctttgatatatgtacagtatgtgtagtatatttctgctttgacactgaatattgtgtgtttgaaatcattctactgtatgtacacacatacaaatatgtacacacagacaatagggaagttgtgttcagtgatgtacctcccagagaatgaaaacaatttttccttgaattcaatgaatcctaacttaatacaactaccAGTTTTTCCTTGCCAGCtgtaacagctgttgtagctgacaaggaaaaactgctattTGCAGTGAGTGAGtaatttaacgtatgatggacgagagagttcctgttttgtccatttCCTCACTGTgttctatgttagttttagatgagtcaacaggttccataTTTTTggcatagaaatattttatttgtgctttcactgatgagttttgtttgtatgaaaaacagcttcccttaggtaaccttgacgcaaggacaagaggaacagacatttcaaCAATTACAATGAGCAAtatcacaaaggaggactaaactTTACTTCCTTAtcataataagttatgcactgatggtgttccagctatgatggctaaaaactagggatttattgaacatcttaagaaagcaaataattttttttttcaatgaaaacagctaagtgtgtttaaacagatataatttttactgggatgttgcatttttatgagatttgattgtttaaaaagtacctacttgccaatataaaatatttgaaaaggttatatttataagctatcttttccaaaagattaatattattttatttatcacttcaatacaaagaacctacttgcttaactaaatgacatgctttcgatattattcatttatttacggtagtttgaaaactacccaaacttgaatgaaatattttaaaatttagttttcaatataattcatttactgattacttgtataaaaagtacttaattcaaatatttgaaattgtaatgctttagatttttatgaacctgtcactctttctttagattacaaATAAATTACTTGGacgataaaataaccaacaaaattctatgcggccttaaggaacattgaggaattgcaagatggccttcatcccaaaaagggttccccatccctggcctagttgaagatgatagtttggagaaacTGAAATGTGACCACACATGATTATAATGTCTGCAGTATTAATGAGAATGTAAATAAAGTTTTGTTCTATACAAAagtttgatatcgttacagaagaaaccctttattctgtaacgatatcaaagtcaggttaaatcattgccaatcaatcacaagaaaggttttccttttttttttttacatttttgattcgatggaaaggttaacaaagatggtaggttgttggatgtcaaaaaTGATTAAGAGAGATTTTTTCAAGGTATTTAAAAGGTTTCAAAAAATTTGcaaataccctatgatcgatagaattgggaataaaggttaggctggtctaaataGTCATATGTTTATCCTTATTGCTATCAGTCATAGGTTCGAGACCTTGGCCggtcagaaatatttatcattaaagaaatttccctaagcgtttgagatcccaaggcagagtgaaCTTGGCATTAAGTGTTAtttataacttatttgaaaaaaccatatatatatatatatatatatatatatatatatatatatatatatatatatatatatatatataaattatatatacatatatatatatatatatatatataaattgtatatatatatatatatatatatatatatatatatatatatatatatatataaattgtatatatatatatatatatatatatatatatatatatatatatatatatataaatatatatatatatatatatatatgtatgtatatatatgtaagtatatatatatatatatatatatatatatatatatatatatatatatatatatacatatatacacacatatatatatatatatatatatatatatatatatatatatatatatatactcgacatatatatatatatatatatatatatatatatatatatatatatatatatatatatatatatactcgacatatatatatatatatatatatatatatatatatatatatatatatatatatatatactcgacataaaaaatgggattttttttctcttcgtccctcccggcctgacgaggcattcaaccgagtttggttggtactgcgaGGATGCCACAGCCTACTCTTTCCCGTTATTCACCAAAAGGAAGCTTCTTATGTTAAATCACTCACTGccactacctcagcagtcaccaaggcgaccagaggaagatCCAGGGACTATCGGAACTgcatcactcgccattcattcctatttctaacacgctcttttgcctctctcacatctatcctcctatcacttagagctttcttcacttcatccatccacatAACCTTGAACCTTGGGCttcgtcttgtacttctcccatcaactcttgcattaatcaacTTTTTAGCAAACAGCtatttttcattctctctacatggccaaactacctcagcacattcatatccactatagttGGTAAttcatttcctacacccgttctcaccttcaccactattgtttctaaccctatctaatcgagataaaccagccatgcTCCTCAGACGCTTTATCTCGAatactttcaatttctgtctctccgtcactttcatccccaacaactctgatccatatatcacagttggtgcaatcactttctcatacaaaacttcctttacattcattcctaaccctctattctttaccactcccttcactggcccccaacactttacatccatcattcactctctgacgtacatctgcttccacttcaccatttgcagcaacaacagaccccaagtacttaaactgatctactgcCTCAAGTAACTCCTCATTCAACACGACTTTCAATCTaacaccaccttctcttctcgtgcatatcataaccttactcttaccaaagTTAACTCTCAACTGCCTTCTgtcacacatccttccaaactcagtcactaatcgacccagattctcctccgagtctgcaaccaatacagtttcATCTTCAAACAACAATTGACTCACCTCCCCCTCATGATTACTCTCATTTTTTTGCTTCAATCCTCGACCATACACTCGAGCTTTCACCTCTCTTTACAACTCCATCAAAAACAAaccagaatggcatttaatatacaattctacctttgggaatgtatatctactggaaattcatttatgatacgcttctggctgggcaaggattcgaacctatgctctgacccgaaacaatgcctgcatggacgactttaccagtggggctatcaagagagatagaataTAAGTTAATTTCAAGTGCATTGCACATAATACCTGTCTAATTCAAGAATTGGTTCTTAtactttaaatcaacccatctccaccatgatagccgatTAGTGAGTTTGATGAACAGGCCTATAcaacactaacactcgtgattttaatcaatgtaaatatcaaccacaataacaTTTAACATCTaattctaccttttggaatgtatatccactggaaattctatTATAATAAATGTTTTCGACTGgacaaggatttgaacctatgccccTTATCAAAACCTTCCCAGCAGTGCCTCACCATTTGAGTTATTacgagatataagtttattacaagtctactttACATATTCCTGTTAAATTCATGaatttgttcttagacttgaaatcatcccatctccaccatgataactgattAGCGAGtttgatgaatatgtatcactaaaccCTCGTGATTTTAAtcgatataaatatcaaccactatggcatttaatatcgaattctacctttgggaatatatatccactggaaatttaccCTATGCCCTGAGCTGAAACAATGTCTGCCTGGGTGACTTTATTATCAAGAGCGATGTAAGCTCAATTCAAgtcctctgtacatatacctgtagaattcaggaatctgcacttggacttgaaatcaacccatcagacaccCCACCGTCAGAGCTTTTTCAAACTTTAGCAGCCCCCGAAAACGCCCCTACGCCCCTGGAACTgggttaattttattatttctttaacacgAGTTGGTATCTAAATCAGTGACAAAGAATGCTGGGAGGAGTGATGTGTTGGATATCATAATAATTAAACGTAATGAAATAATTTTATAGGAAATACAGTAGAGAGAAAACGGTAGGTAGGTCTGATAGACTCATATTACTGTGTCAAGGACGCTTGTATGATGAGTGATATTAATCAGGAATCATTTAAGATTAAATGTGCAGAGTAAAGGAAGGCTGGGGAGTTGCAGTTTAAGAGGTTGAGGACTTGGAAGAAAAAAATCCtggtaatatataaaaagatagttgGTGATAGAGCCATGAGAAGGAAGGACTATTACAAACAGAAAAGCGAGCAGGTGTTACGCTATCACCACAAAAGTGTGTAGCGTGAATTGATATATTGAAAACAGATTTACTGCGAGAAGGAGTAAACCTTCTGGTCAATATCACTGTTTCCCTTTCTAATGGTATGTTGGAAAATAGCTTTCATTTCAACAAGAGACCAGAAAGACAGTGAAAGATATCCTTACTGACGTACCATCTGCTTCAGctacaccatttgcagcaacaacagaacccaagtacttaaactgatatacttcctcaagtaactctccattcaacatgacattcaatctagcaccaccctcccttctcgtgcatatcataaccttactcttaccaaaaTTTTGGTTCTAACTTCTAGTTCATACCTTTTGCTCATGTGTGttcttcaaaaaggaatttccatcAACTATAGtttggagtagtaaaaaatagagggttgggcatgaatgtaaagcgagttctaaatgagaaagtgattgtaccacctgtgatgtatggatcggagttgtggggaatgaaagtgatggagagacagaaattgaatgtgtttgagatgaagtgtctaaggagtatggctggtgtatctcgagtagatagggttaggaacgaagtggtgagagtaagaacgggtgtaagaaatgagttagcagctagagtggatatgaatgtgttgaggtggtttggccatattgagagaatggaaaatggctgtctgctaaagaaggtgatgaatgcaagagttgatgggagaagtacaagaggaaggccaaggtttgggtggatgtatggagtgaaggaagctctgggtgataggaggatagatgtgagagaggcaagagagcgtgctagaaataggaatgaatggcgagcgattgtgacgcagttccggtaggccctgctgctgcctctgatgccttagatgaccgcggaggtagcagcagtaggggattcagcattatgaagcttcatctgtggtggataatgtgggagggtgggctgtggcaccctagcagtaccagctgaactcggttgagtcccttgttaggctgggaggaacgtagagagtagaggtccccttttttgtttttgtttcatttgttgatgtcggctaccccccaaaattgggggaagtgccttggtatatgtatgtatgtatagtttggAACAGCTgtgttttatgataatttcattgcaatattaaaacaaaaataaaaatgaaataatcaataaaataaatttattgtttTAGTGAGACACATATAGGATTTATAGAGAGAAATAAATGTAACCTaatgtatatcaatcaaaattaCACTTAgattacacttaaaaatttatGAGAGAGTTCTAGCTAGTCCTAAATCTACATTAATTAAATCCTGATCAATGAATTCCTAGGCTACACTGAAAATGCTACTCTAAAGGTTCTACAAAGCTAagtttatgaaaatatatgtataaattacctTACAAAAGTCTACAAGTTTGTATAAATTGTATTTCATAGTTTATCAGTTAGAAAATTACTGGAGATAACATCTCTTCAAGAACAGTTATTCTTTAAAAACTTTTAGTTCTGAATCATGGTTCATCATTCTTCAATGCAGTACGTATCTTTATTACCACTACCTCTGTAATCTTAATTTCGACGATATCGTAAATCACAGTTCATGTAAATCTAATACTTGCTGCAATAAAACATAAGCTGGACGGATTGCATTTCAGGGTAAGTGTAGACGATGTCATTCCGCCATGAAATTATCCATAGCTTGGTCTAGGGCAGACAGTTTTGTATTGCTTCTTCGTTTCCGTTTCAGTTTCAGTAACGTTGACCTGTTCGGTCTGCACCTCAACTGTGGTTGAGTAAACGGTTTCGGTGTTGGTTAGAGTTGTTGGAACAATTTCGGTCTCTGTTGTGGTCTGGTATTCTGTTTCGGTGTTGGTCTGGACTTCAGTTTCTGTCGTAGTTTCGATGACTGTCGAGACCAATGTTTCGATGAGAGTGGTGGTGGATTGCACCGTTTCCGTTGTAACTTCCTGAAAGAACCATTGAACAAAAGACACATTTTTATATGATTGTTTGTAAATAATGGATTAGAGAATATTATATCCATACTGCTGATAGTATTGTCAACCTGACATTTCCTGCTAAAATAATCctcttttcatacaaaaaaaaaaaaaaaatgaaaatgcttgaCTATCTGGTATTAGAGAATTGGGTTAACATCTGCTGCACTATGATTTATACATTCATAAAATGTGctgtaaaaatgagagagagagagagagagagagagagagagagagagagagagagagagagagagagagagagagagagttgtcatgcTTACCGTAACATCAACGACCTCAGTGTTGGTCTTAGTGACAGTGATGGGATCGCATTTAGGTTCCGGAGCACCATAGCTTGGTCTTGGGTGGTACTGGGGGACGCTGACGGCGACTCCCACCATCACACACAATACGAAACTGGACAACATCCTGAAATGAGGAGCAAAATCATTCATGCTTTTTCCTTTCAGAAGAGATAGCTTCAGATATTAACCTGCAGGTGGGCGTTCGTACCAGCGACGTCTGGCATTTTTGGGAGAGGTCACTTTTCCGAACGCTAACCAgtcccaacgttgcttaacttttcCCATCAAAAGATTTATAatacattgctaaaaaaaaaaaaaaaaaaaaaaaaaaaaaaaaaaaaaaatcatgaagggTGGAGACAAAGGAAAAGACAATGTCTTGGAGACAGACCATGAattcatatgattagcgcctaagacccttttcacccaatctaggaccaaggaagaccaggcaatagtTGCAGACGACTTAGCCTCTAATAGCTCCCCAAACACCTCTCCCTAATCCACTGATCAATGTGATAGTGGGGCTGTGAACAGTTATGAACACTTTTTTCGAGCTGCGAATTCGGCTCGaactttgaaaatgaaaaattacagcAAAAGATAAATGGCAAAACGACAAGCACAATAgtaacttgatgataataataacaataacagtaaatatatcaacacaaatataatgataataattatgataatcgcATGTTATGATAAATTGAATAGCTCAAAACTAAAGACTGAGAAAAGTATTAACTAAAAAATAATACACACGAGAAGTAACGTTAATTCATTAAGCAGGGACCTTGAAAAACAACCATCAATGTCAATAGAGACAGGCGTAaccataccaagagagagagagagagagagagagagagagagagagagagagagtaaatcaatgacaagtatatgtatgtaaaatagatAAGATATAAGATTAAAAAGGCttgaggtaagagagagagagagagagagagagagagagagagagagagagagagagagagagagagagagagagagataagtatctgtatgtaaaaatagataaaatataaaattaaaaaggctTGAGGTAAGaggaaaaggtgagagagagagagagagagagagagagagagagagagagagagagagagagagagagagagagagtgggtgagtCAGGAAACTGACCTACGGAAGCGACAGATGGTTCTTTAAAAGATGGAAAATGCACCAAATTACAAAACTGAAAAATCGAAGGAAAGAAACAACGACCAAAAATCGATATTTTTTTGCCGATCTCCACGAAGTAAGGAGGATGTTGTAAAGGCTGTTTTGTCAAATCATTTCGTCTAGCAAGAAGAGCGAAAGGAATTAAAGTGGCCACAAATAACGAAAGTTCTGCAATGCTAAGAATATAACATTTCGAAAATCATTTCTCTATTACCTAAAATAATATGGGGAGATGATTTCCAAAAAAATAACTTTCTAGTGAGCCTGATATACGAAACTAAATTCATGTCATCATTCAGTGAAGATGATTCTTAAATGGCTCATATATCTTCTAGGTAGAGATTTGCCTCATATATTGCAGCTTGGCAACGCGTGTCTTTGGCTCGTTCGTCAAGGTCGAGTGATATTGATGACAAAACTGCAATTGGACGCGTGCAGCGTCAGTAGGATTGATTTTCATGACATATACTGCTAAGAATAGAGacgaaatacacatacacacatacaatatatatatatatatatatatatatatatatatatatatatatatatatatgtataatatatatatatatatatatatatgtataatatatatatatatatatatatatatatatatatatatatgtataatatatatatatgtataatatgtat encodes the following:
- the LOC137641571 gene encoding endoglucanase-like, producing the protein MLSSFVLCVMVGVAVSVPQYHPRPSYGAPEPKCDPITVTKTNTEVVDVTEVTTETVQSTTTLIETLVSTVIETTTETEVQTNTETEYQTTTETEIVPTTLTNTETVYSTTVEVQTEQVNVTETETETKKQYKTVCPRPSYG